ATTTGCTGAACCTTGTGTATTTTGAATGACAGATCCCTGATAGGCTTCTCCCAAGGGTTGCTATTGTTGGAAGACCGAATGTTGGCAAGTCGGCGTTATTTAACCGTTTTGTTGGGGTATTGAATGTTTCTACTAGCTTTAATTTTCATTGTTAATGCTTTCCTGTTCGAGGGAAATAGTCGTTGGAAATTTCGACATTCTGAAATCTGAATGGTGAAATTTATTCATTATGAGTTATGATAGCTGGCTCCTACTTCCTGCATAAATTGTAGGGAAACAAGGCAATTGTGGTGGATGAACCTGGAGTTACCAGAGACCGTTTATATGGTCGATCATATTGGGGGGAGCATGAATTCATGGTGGTGGACACAGGTGGGGTTCTCACTGTTTCAAAATCACAAAGTGCTGTTATGGAAGAGCTGGCTATTACAACTACCATTGGTATGGATGGTATTCCACTTGTCTCTCGAGAGGCAGCTGTTGCCAGGATGCCATCAATGATTGAGAGACAAGCGACTGCAGCTATTGAAGAATCATCTGTTATTGTTTTCGTGGTTGATGGTCAGGTAGTTTGTTGCTTGCATTTAAAATCTCATATTGTTCCTTCTCATTCCAAGTCTGTATTTCTGTTTCTTGGTTCTTATTGTCTGTAGTATGTAGTAAAAGTGGTATTTACTTGTATCGAGTTTTGGAGGTTTATGAACCCCTGATGATTCTTCCTAGGCCACCATCATAATTAGACAGTTTTGGTAATTATGGAATCTGCCGGAATCATGGAAACTTTTAGTTGCATTTTTCGGCATTGAGTCATATGTGGCACCAATCTGACAACAGTTAACACTTAACATAGTAGTACAGCATCCAAATGAGATGTAAAATTTTATTTCTTATACTTGTTTTGAATGCATGATATGACCAACTGCTTCATTAAGCTACTCCTAATCATGGCCTGAAGACAGTAATGATGATTATGCTGAGCAGGCAGGTCTAACGGCAGCCGATGAGGAGATTGCTGATTGGCTACGTAAATACTACTCAAAGAAGTATATCATACTTGCAGTTAACAAGTGTGAATCTCCACGGAAAAGAATTATGCAGGCTTCTGAATTTTGGTCCCTTGGGTAAGCTATATTAGTGAGGACAGATGCCTTAGGTGTACCTGAACAGAGCTGAACATGGCCATATAACTTAGCTAGTTGAATAAACAGCACTTATTTTGATGTTTTCTTGTCAGTTGTCATGGGTatgctatttttttgttttgatgtcAAATTTTTAAATGTGCCGCCTCATCAAGCACTTATTCTGATGTTTCCTCTTATTATTCCAAATGAGTAAATAAGGAGGGAAGGACTATGATCGGGCATTAGTTCTAGATTGTTATATAGTTCTATATATTCATGTGAAATAGCAATACATATTTAACAAAGACATTAATCTCTCCTGCTGTATGGACCTTTTAGAGTCATGAAATTGTTGAGGATTAAAAACCATACatctttaatatttttaaatcaaaaGTATGAGAGATAGACAAGTCATTGTCTCTGACAATTAAAAATCTAACTCCACCCCcacccaaaaaataaaaacagggAATAAAGTATTTTAGTGGCTAAGTGAGTGAACAAAGTTTCTGCATCATGTTGTTCATTCAAGCTTTCTTAACAGGTTTGAACCAATTCCAATATCAGCTATATCAGGGACTGGAACTGGAGAGCTTCTTGACCTTGTTTGTTCAGGGCTAAAGAAAGTTGAGGTATGTTTTCGATAAGGGTTCAATTCTCTTCTGTATGTATCATTGACAGTGAGCAACCATATGtgcttttttattttgtgttgCAACTTGCAAATTGATTTGACTATATCATGCATTCACAAACCAATAATAAATCATTGATTCAGTTGGAAACATTTTTTATCACTATATAATCAGTGatcatttttttaatcttattttgaAACCTTAATTTTTAatgtataatttatttatgCTAAACCATAGGAACCAAAGAATCTTGATGAAGAAGATTATGTTCCTTCAATTTCAATTGTTGGTAGACCAAATGTGGGAAAAAGTAGCATTTTGAATGCACTTGTTGGTGAAGACAGAACAATAGTCAGCCCCATCAGTGGCACTACACGTGATGCTATCGATACTGAATTTACTGGAGTAGATGGCCAGGTTTGTTTCTTTTGCTGATTAACTCCTAACCACATGGTTTATAGTGCCACAGAAATAACCAGATAGTACTTATTAGTGCGTGCTTCCAGGAAATTTTTCTGAATTAGTTTCTTTCTCCAGAAGTTCCGTCTTATTGATACTGCTGGAATCAGGAGAAGGGCAGCCGTAGTTTCAGCTGGAAGTACAACAGAGGCTTTGTCAGTAAATCGAGCATTCCGTGCTATTCGTCGCTCTGATATTGTTGCTCTTGTCATTGAGGCCTTGTCTTGTATCACTGAACAGGTTCCTGATTATGGCTTTTATTTTTTAGATGAAAAACAGTTTTTTTTCCCCTTCTGGTAATGATAAAGCATGGATGTAAATGGGGTGCCAGTTGTTTATTTCATTCccataattatttttaagttttttgaGAAAAGAACTATTTCAAATCTATTGAAGGACTTCAAGATAGCTGAAAGGATagaaaaagaagggaaaggTTGTGTCATCGTTGTAAACAAGTGGGATACAATTCCAAATAAAAATCAGCAGACTGCAACATACTATGAGCAGGATGTCAGGGAGAAGCTTCGTGGACTTGACTGGGCTCCAATTGTTTATTCTACTGCAATAGCTGGGCAAAGTGTGGACAAGTATGTTTTAGCTGAAAAACTATTGATGCATTTAACCTGTGCATAGTATGCTAATTTCATGCTTTCTTTGAAATCGCTTTCAAAACAAGTTCTCCATTCTTAGGAGTACATATTTGTAAACAAATATTAACTTGAATATTACATTATTAATGAGGCCAAACTTGACATGTTATGTTGAAATTAGTAGTTGCATTATAGTGGTCATGCCAGACTTCTTGTACCAGTCACATTATCATGATCATCTCTACACCATTTTATATGAGGTAGACATTCAATTAAGTGTTCTAAAGGGTTTTGCTACATTAGTCCATTTTTTGTCTTGAAATTAGTCTCTTCAAGATATGAGTTTTGTGACAGTTCGGACAGTCCGGTATCTTCAAGAGATTaatctgattaaaaaaaatgttcgGAGAAATGATATGGTGACAATTAAGTATTTGAGGAACTAATATGGTATTTTTGCTATTTGAATATGGGCCAACTTAGCATGTAATTACTGCTATATATAAATTTTAGTGATGAGTTTTCTAAATGTAGACAATAACATTGGCACCATAGATATTGTTAACGTTGACATTCAGGTCTGACATTTGTCATTGGAGTTAATCCTAATCCCCTAAGTGAATAGCTGATTACTTATTGTTGTTTTGAACAAAAGGATTATTGATGCTGCTAGTGAAGTTGAAAAGGAGAGATCAAGAAGACTCGGTACTTCTATACTGAATCAAGTAGTGCGGGAAGCATTAGCTTTTAAGCCTCCTCCCAGGACACGAGGTGGAAAAAGAGGGCGTGTTTACTATTGTACTCAGGTATTCATATCACGCAATGATGGTACTTAATAGTTCATATTGTATGTCTTTAGCGTTTATGGATGTTTGAATACATTCTTGTCATTTCACTTCTATTGTTCATGTTAGAGAAGTTCCTGTTTCATTTGTTATGATTTAAAAAGAATAATATATTCTACTGGTCAAATGGTTGTCTATAAAAAATGAACGAAATATAGGAAGTGCTGCAGGCTTACTCATGAGCTCCTTGGTGCCTTACTCACCcaaaaattaaacatatttaattACTCATTAACTTCTGTATTCTAACTGGACCTGTTGCAGGCTGCTATAAGGCCGCCTACATTTGTGTTCTTTGTCAATGATTCAAAACTTTTTCCTGAGACATACCGGCGCTACATGGAGAAGCAGCTGCGTACGGATGCAGGTTTTTCTGGTACTCCCATTCGGCTTCTGTGGCGCAGCAGAAGGAAAATGGGAAGAGATGAAGGTCAGTATTTGTTTGAGGTGTTGGAAGTTTCAATGTTGATATTAATGTTAATGTCCTCTGCTTTTTGCTTTCATTATTTTTACTGTACTGGCCTCATCCGCCTCAAAATAAGGTCAATGATGCATGAATGTATATGATTTACTCACAGACAAAGCTGCAACACGGACGCAAGAGAATCTTACATCAAATGACCGGAAAATAGGAAAAGATGAAGGTCAGTATTTGTTTGAGGTGTTTGTAGCATCAATGTTGATATGAATGTTAATATCCTCTGccttttgctttcttctttttattttactgGCCTCTTCCACCCCAAAAATGGTCAATGATGCATGTATGTATATGATTTACCCACAGACAAAGCTGCAACAAGGATGCAAGTGAATCTTACATCAAATGACCCGAAATTGGTTTCCACTACACCATAGGATCAGTCATTTTATCATAGAAGAACTGGCTGTGATTCTATTTGTGTTGAAAAAAATGACGGGAGTTCTTTTTTATCAAGGATTACTCGATCTCCTTGAAATTTGTGAAGGTTAGTACAAGCTCCCAGAGGACCGGAAGGGTTCTTCGAATTTGAGTGAGAATCTATCATTCACAGTGCTCGTGATCTTTCTGTAATTTTACTGTAAGCACCTTGTAGTTTTAGGGTTATAACAAATCCGCTGTCAATAACTAGATTGTAAATTATCTATAGAAGTAGTTGTTAAATCAATATTCAAATGTAAGTTCTTGGACTATTTAAGCTGGACATTTTGCAGGGGTCTCTTGGCTGTTACCCTTTGGGATGATGCTTAAATATTTGCTAAGCAATTGCAAGTAATTTTAGTTGgtgtttttttgttttcgaTTTTCTTCGCGAGTAATTTGGGTACCAAACCTGTTTGAAGTTAAAGATGATGCATTTATGGCTTTTGACATGTGCAAGTGTTTGTGGGAATGCAACTGAGCTACATCTTATGGACATGACTGGTTGAAAGAAAATTTCAGCACTCTTCATGTTCACATGTCATTAAATTTTGGGCTACTCCACCCAGCTCCCATTGCCTCGGCTGATTTATCATGTTTGTTGTGCATGACATTGATTTTTGATGTGCTCAATAGGTTGCAGGTTGTCGAGTTGTTGGTAAGTGAAGGCCATTAAAAGCTATCAATATTTAATTTATGGTTAAGTTTGTGTGATTtatgacattttttttaaaaggagttacataaaaagttattttaattgatgacaaaaaaaattcacttataataaaaaatttggAAAGTAAGATACATTTAAATTTTTGTAGTTTAAAAATGTGAATTATTTACAAATATCTCAAAGCCTCAAACTCTTCTCCCTTTTTAAAATCTCTCAAACAATTAGATAACTTCTTATAAGCATCATATTTTCCTTCCCTTCTCTAAACTTTCAACCCATAAACACACCCTTAAGGTTTGAAGGCCTAGGTCTATATTGAGTTGCAACACTATCTCTGACTAGTCAATTTTgaagtgaaaaaaaaagagaggagaAAGAACATTCAAAACCTGTTTGATGTACTAGTTTTTCAGCCACGCACATATACCTTCCACGGTGACATGTCAAGATCATGGAGACTTGGAGATAGAGGTTGAGTTGTGAGCCCCaatttgccaaaacacacttagCACCATCCAATTTACCCGCACCGCTGACAGAGAGATAAACTCGTACGTCACTATTGAATGAGAACTTGAGAAGGATCGATCAACCCTTGCAAATTATTGGTTTACTTACTGCTTGACTTAAAATCGGGGAAGAAAATGTTGTAATCTTCGGTTTAGCAAAAAAATTATGTGTGAATTTATAGGAATATATCAAATTCAATATCTCGAAACTGGCATAGAAGGTGGTGACTGGTGAGTCATTTTTCATATTCAATGCTAATTGTACGTGGGGTTTAACTTTATCCAATCTAATCGATCAGATAATGATGTTTAAGATAAGATAAGTAGATTtagaatttattaaaaaattatttaaagttTATTGTTTCAGGCAAGTGTGTTGATGTAGTTGTTCGACACTTTATCCCTTAAACAAGTGGTTGGAGGTTTGAATTTCAACTCTATtcttgtgaatgaaaaaaaattcattgatgAATCTCTTATCTTATCGTTTAGTGTGCTGAgacaataaattaaataaaaacttaTTGGTCTAACAGACTTTagtaagtttttcttttttgaaaataatagaCTTTAGTAAAGTTACTCgtgattttgtgattttttcaaCCCATTTACGTACAACAATGACGTTATAACTTATATAGGGAGAGTTTCCTATATACCCGCACAATATTTCAACGGTCCCTTTTTCATTTATGAAAGCCAAACCAGTCACAGGGTTGATGAACAAGTATAAATACTGGTTGCATACACATAGAGGGTAAGCTTAAGCAGTAAGTTCCAATGGCAATTACAACTATGGAGTTGGAGAGAGAGTTACATAACATGAGACAGTACTATGCGAGTGGAAAGACAAAAGAAGCTTGTTGGAGAGAATCGCAGCTCAAAGGGTTACGTCGTTTCCTCATGGAGAAAGAGGAAGCTATCTTTAACGCCCTCTACCGTGATTTAGGGAAACACCGTATGGAAGCTTTTAGAGATGAGGTAAATATATTTTCTTCTCTATACCAATATATTTTGTAAGGATTAGAATTTGAGATGTTTAAGTCAGCTCTGGTACAATTATTCTCGTAGAATTTGAATTATGTCTAACACTGCCTCGAAAACAAAGTGGAattgttttataaaaaaatagttttggGACATATGAATTGGGGAGATAAATATTCAAGAATCAATACATGAAAGAGAAATTTggctaataaaaaaaactaatgattACCGGTGATCAAAATTTTGGAACTACTAAAGTATAATAAATACAAGTGACATACTTGAAAaagaataataaatatttttagaaTCTGGTAAGAAGTCTTATTTATGTCTTTAAAGAGCCTTATAATTATGGATGAAAGAAGTATCATATTCGAGAAAGTCGTGTAAATAACTgtttattttcactttttacaGAATGAGCTTGTTTGTTAACTAATcacttgtttttcaaaaatattcacTTACGTATTTTTAACTGTTTATatgcttttaaaaaaaactagaatttttttttgtccatcagaaagataaattgctccCACCAGAGATTGATACCTGAATCTCCTCACCCCAATCTCATATGTCCCTTAACTAGttaactcctaccacttgagttatcattcagggaaaaataaattttgaatcATAAACATAATTATTTCTAATAGTTTTTGGAgcaatcaattatttttatcaATAAAGTGAA
This portion of the Lotus japonicus ecotype B-129 chromosome 3, LjGifu_v1.2 genome encodes:
- the LOC130747309 gene encoding uncharacterized protein LOC130747309 isoform X1 gives rise to the protein MATLFQLHVSLAKTLNPIFPFSPSIPSSALSPRKSIFIPRRSLSRPVLRFSSAEFSGSVDDDEEPDQFDYPEEDDVDVDVLALEQEAKDAVLEYSSSLDHVLTIEDEIDLKETAQTHKKSKQKKKKIIPDRLLPRVAIVGRPNVGKSALFNRFVGGNKAIVVDEPGVTRDRLYGRSYWGEHEFMVVDTGGVLTVSKSQSAVMEELAITTTIGMDGIPLVSREAAVARMPSMIERQATAAIEESSVIVFVVDGQAGLTAADEEIADWLRKYYSKKYIILAVNKCESPRKRIMQASEFWSLGFEPIPISAISGTGTGELLDLVCSGLKKVEEPKNLDEEDYVPSISIVGRPNVGKSSILNALVGEDRTIVSPISGTTRDAIDTEFTGVDGQKFRLIDTAGIRRRAAVVSAGSTTEALSVNRAFRAIRRSDIVALVIEALSCITEQDFKIAERIEKEGKGCVIVVNKWDTIPNKNQQTATYYEQDVREKLRGLDWAPIVYSTAIAGQSVDKIIDAASEVEKERSRRLGTSILNQVVREALAFKPPPRTRGGKRGRVYYCTQAAIRPPTFVFFVNDSKLFPETYRRYMEKQLRTDAGFSGTPIRLLWRSRRKMGRDEDKAATRTQENLTSNDRKIGKDEDKAATRMQVNLTSNDPKLVSTTP
- the LOC130747309 gene encoding uncharacterized protein LOC130747309 isoform X2; the encoded protein is MATLFQLHVSLAKTLNPIFPFSPSIPSSALSPRKSIFIPRRSLSRPVLRFSSAEFSGSVDDDEEPDQFDYPEEDDVDVDVLALEQEAKDAVLEYSSSLDHVLTIEDEIDLKETAQTHKKSKQKKKKIIPDRLLPRVAIVGRPNVGKSALFNRFVGGNKAIVVDEPGVTRDRLYGRSYWGEHEFMVVDTGGVLTVSKSQSAVMEELAITTTIGMDGIPLVSREAAVARMPSMIERQATAAIEESSVIVFVVDGQAGLTAADEEIADWLRKYYSKKYIILAVNKCESPRKRIMQASEFWSLGFEPIPISAISGTGTGELLDLVCSGLKKVEEPKNLDEEDYVPSISIVGRPNVGKSSILNALVGEDRTIVSPISGTTRDAIDTEFTGVDGQKFRLIDTAGIRRRAAVVSAGSTTEALSVNRAFRAIRRSDIVALVIEALSCITEQIAERIEKEGKGCVIVVNKWDTIPNKNQQTATYYEQDVREKLRGLDWAPIVYSTAIAGQSVDKIIDAASEVEKERSRRLGTSILNQVVREALAFKPPPRTRGGKRGRVYYCTQAAIRPPTFVFFVNDSKLFPETYRRYMEKQLRTDAGFSGTPIRLLWRSRRKMGRDEDKAATRTQENLTSNDRKIGKDEDKAATRMQVNLTSNDPKLVSTTP